The Strigops habroptila isolate Jane chromosome 8, bStrHab1.2.pri, whole genome shotgun sequence genome includes a window with the following:
- the PKN2 gene encoding serine/threonine-protein kinase N2 isoform X1 produces the protein MASNAAEREILFTELQGDAKSLLASENVSTGQKLDFADTMVQQKLDEVKDQIKREIRKELKIKEGAENLRKVTTDKKNLAYVDNILKKSNKKLEDLHHKLQELNAHVVTDPEDVADCPRTPDTPNSDPRFSTNNRLMALKKQLDIELKVKQGAENMIQMYSNGSSKDRKLLATAQQMLQDSKTKIEVIRMQILQAVQTNELAFDNAKPVISPLELRMEELRHHFRIEYAVAEGAKNVMKLLGSGKVTDRKALSEKAQARFNESSQKLDLLKYSLEQRLNELPKNHPKSSIIIEELSLVSSPTLSPRQSVISTQNQYSTLSKPAALTGTLEVRLMGCQDILENVPGRSKATSITLPGWSPNEARTSFIGRTSKIKSGSSRNLLKTDDLSNEVCAVLKLDNTVVGQTSWKPISNQSWDQKFTLELDRSRELEISVYWRDWRSLCAVKFLRLEDFLDNQRHGMCLYLEPQGTLFAEVTFFNPVIERRPKLQRQKKIFSKQQGKTFLRAPQMNINIATWGRLVRRAIPTVNHSGTFSPQAPVPATGPVVDAHIPELTLPASDSAVAKLDFELEPEPPPAPPRASSLGEICESSSEIKAPDVPSQDEVTTFDFENGRNSIVPKLQPEIICESDAPRSDIKYTNTREPEDRRSQQRFQFSLKDFRCCAVLGRGHFGKVLLAEYKNTNEMFAIKALKKGDIVARDEVDSLMCEKRIFETVNSVRHPFLVNLFACFQTKDHVCFVMEYAAGGDLMMHIHTDVFSEPRAVFYAACVVLGLQYLHEHKIVYRDLKLDNLLLDTEGFVKIADFGLCKEGMGFGDRTSTFCGTPEFLAPEVLTETSYTRAVDWWGLGVLIYEMLVGESPFPGDDEEEVFDSIVNDEVRYPRFLSTEAISIMRRLLRRNPERRLGAGEKDAEDVKKHHFFRLIDWNALLAKKVKPPFVPTIRGREDVSNFDDEFTSEAPILTPPREPRILSEEEQEMFRDFDYIADWC, from the exons gGGGATGCCAAAAGTCTCCTTGCCTCTGAGAACGTGAGCACTGGCCAAAAGTTGGACTTTGCAGATACTATGGTACAGCAGAAGCTGGATGAAGTAAAGGACCAAATCAAGCGGGAAATAAGGAAGGAACTTAAAATcaaggagggagcagagaacCTCAGGAAGGTCACAACGGATAAAAAGAACTTGGCATATGTGGACAACATCTTGAAAAAGTCAAACAAGAAGTTGGAAGACTTGCATCATAAGTTACAGGAGCTCAATGCACACGTTGTAACAGACCCAGAAGATGTTGCAG ATTGTCCCAGGACTCCTGATACTCCAAATAGCGATCCTCGTTTTTCTACTAACAACAGATTGATGGCCTTAAAGAAGCAATTGGATATAGAACTGAAGGTGAAACAAGGAGCAGAAAATATGATACAGATGTACTCAAATGGCTCTTCAAAG GATCGGAAACTTCTTGCCACAGCTCAGCAGATGCTCCAGGACAGCAAGACGAAAATAGAAGTTATAAGGATGCAGATTCTTCAGGCAGTCCAGACCAATGAATTGGCTTTTGATAATG CAAAGCCTGTGATAAGCCCTCTTGAACTCCGAATGGAAGAATTACGGCATCACTTTAGGATAGAGTATGCTGTAGCAGAAGGTGCAAAGAATGTGATGAAATTACTTGGATCTGGGAAGGTCACCGACAGAAAGGCACTTTCAGAA AAGGCTCAAGCAAGATTTAATGAATCAAGCCAGAAGTTGGACCTCTTGAAGTATTCACTGGAACAGAGATTGAATGAACTTCCTAAAAACCATCCCAAAAGCAGTATTATTATAGAGGAGCTTTCATTGGTCTCTTCACCCACATTAAGTCCTCGTCAAAGTGTAATATCTACTCAGAACCAGTATAGTACACTGTCCAAACCAGCAGCTTTAACAG GTACCCTGGAAGTGAGGCTGATGGGCTGCCAAGATATCTTGGAAAACGTCCCTGGCCGATCCAAAGCCACCTCGATTACGCTACCTGGTTGGAGTCCAAATGAAGCCAGAACGTCTTTCATTGGCAGAACCAGTAAAATTAAAAGTGGGAGCAGCAGAAACCTTCTGAAAACTGATGACTTGTCCA ATGAAGTCTGTGCTGTACTGAAGCTGGATAACACTGTGGTTGGTCAAACTAGCTGGAAGCCTATTTCCAACCAGTCCTGGGATCAGAAATTTACACTGGAACTAGACAGG TCACGTGAGTTGGAAATCTCTGTTTATTGGCGTGACTGGAGATCTTTGTGTGCAGTAAAGTTTCTGAGGTTGGAAGATTTCCTGGATAACCAACGGCATGGCATGTGTCTCTATCTTGAACCCCAGGGTACTCTGTTTGCAGAG GTTACGTTTTTTAATCCAGTTATTGAAAGAAGACCAAAACtccagaggcagaagaaaatcttttcaaaacagcaag GCAAAACATTTCTCAGAGCTCCTCAAATGAATATTAATATTGCCACTTGGGGAAGGCTGGTGAGAAGAGCTATTCCGACAGTAAATCACTCTGGCACCTTCAGCCCTCAAGCACCAGTGCCTGCTACCGGGCCAGTGGTTGATGCACACATTCCTGAGCTAACACTGCCAGCCAG TGACTCTGCTGTAGCCAAGTTGGACTTTGAACTTGAGCCTGAGCCACCACCTGCTCCACCACGAGCATCTTCCCTTGGGGAAATATGCGAGTCTTCCTCTGAGATTAAGGCTCCTGATGTGCCATCTCAG gaTGAAGTAACAACTTTTGACTTTGAAAATGGCAGAAATAGTATTGTCCCAAAACTCCAGCCTGAAATAATCTGTGAGTCTGATGCTCCCCGTTCAGACATAAAATACACCAACACCCGAGAGCCTGAAGACAGAAG ATCACAACAAAGATTTCAATTCAGTCTGAAGGATTTCAGATGTTGTGCTGTACTGGGCAGAGGACATTTTGGAAAG GTGCTGTTGGCAGAGTACAAAAACACAAATGAGATGTTTGCTATTAAAGCCTTAAAGAAAGGAGATATTGTTGCTCGTGATGAAGTAGACAG CTTGATGTGTGAAAAGCGAATATTTGAAACTGTGAATAGCGTAAGACATCCCTTCTTGGTGAACCTTTTTGCTTGTTTCCAAACCAAAGATCACGTTTGCTTTGTAATGGAATATGCTGCTGGTGGAGATCTGATGATGCACATTCATACTGATGTCTTCTCTGAACCCAGAGCAGT ATTCTATGCTGCATGTGTGGTTCTTGGACTTCAGTATTTACATGAACACAAGATCGTGTATAG GGATTTGAAGTTGGATAACTTGTTGCTGGACACAGAAGGCTTTGTGAAAATCGCTGACTTTGGTCTTTGCAAAGAAG GAATGGGATTTGGAGACAGAACAAGCACGTTCTGTGGCACGCCAGAATTTCTTGCTCCAGAGGTGCTGACAGAAACTTCCTATACCAGAGCTGTAGACTGGTGGGGTCTTGGTGTACTCATCTATGAGATGCTAGTGGGTGAG TCTCCCTTCCCTGGAGATGATGAAGAAGAGGTGTTTGACAGTATTGTAAATGATGAAGTAAGATATCCACGGTTCCTGTCTACAGAGGCCATCTCTATAATGAGACGG CTGCTACGAAGAAATCCAGAGCGACGTCTTGGAGCTGGAGAGAAAGATGCTGAGGATGTGAAAAAGCATCACTTCTTCAGG CTAATAGATTGGAATGCTTTACTGGCCAAGAAAGTGAAGCCTCCTTTTGTACCCACCATTAGAGGACGAGAAGATGTTAGTAATTTTGATGATGAATTTACCTCCGAAGCACCTATCCTCACTCCACCTCGCGAACCCAGGATACTTTCAGAAGAAGAGCAGGAAATGTTCAGAGATTTTGATTACATTGCTGATTGGTGTTAA
- the PKN2 gene encoding serine/threonine-protein kinase N2 isoform X2, protein MASNAAEREILFTELQGDAKSLLASENVSTGQKLDFADTMVQQKLDEVKDQIKREIRKELKIKEGAENLRKVTTDKKNLAYVDNILKKSNKKLEDLHHKLQELNAHVVTDPEDVADCPRTPDTPNSDPRFSTNNRLMALKKQLDIELKVKQGAENMIQMYSNGSSKDRKLLATAQQMLQDSKTKIEVIRMQILQAVQTNELAFDNAKPVISPLELRMEELRHHFRIEYAVAEGAKNVMKLLGSGKVTDRKALSEAQARFNESSQKLDLLKYSLEQRLNELPKNHPKSSIIIEELSLVSSPTLSPRQSVISTQNQYSTLSKPAALTGTLEVRLMGCQDILENVPGRSKATSITLPGWSPNEARTSFIGRTSKIKSGSSRNLLKTDDLSNEVCAVLKLDNTVVGQTSWKPISNQSWDQKFTLELDRSRELEISVYWRDWRSLCAVKFLRLEDFLDNQRHGMCLYLEPQGTLFAEVTFFNPVIERRPKLQRQKKIFSKQQGKTFLRAPQMNINIATWGRLVRRAIPTVNHSGTFSPQAPVPATGPVVDAHIPELTLPASDSAVAKLDFELEPEPPPAPPRASSLGEICESSSEIKAPDVPSQDEVTTFDFENGRNSIVPKLQPEIICESDAPRSDIKYTNTREPEDRRSQQRFQFSLKDFRCCAVLGRGHFGKVLLAEYKNTNEMFAIKALKKGDIVARDEVDSLMCEKRIFETVNSVRHPFLVNLFACFQTKDHVCFVMEYAAGGDLMMHIHTDVFSEPRAVFYAACVVLGLQYLHEHKIVYRDLKLDNLLLDTEGFVKIADFGLCKEGMGFGDRTSTFCGTPEFLAPEVLTETSYTRAVDWWGLGVLIYEMLVGESPFPGDDEEEVFDSIVNDEVRYPRFLSTEAISIMRRLLRRNPERRLGAGEKDAEDVKKHHFFRLIDWNALLAKKVKPPFVPTIRGREDVSNFDDEFTSEAPILTPPREPRILSEEEQEMFRDFDYIADWC, encoded by the exons gGGGATGCCAAAAGTCTCCTTGCCTCTGAGAACGTGAGCACTGGCCAAAAGTTGGACTTTGCAGATACTATGGTACAGCAGAAGCTGGATGAAGTAAAGGACCAAATCAAGCGGGAAATAAGGAAGGAACTTAAAATcaaggagggagcagagaacCTCAGGAAGGTCACAACGGATAAAAAGAACTTGGCATATGTGGACAACATCTTGAAAAAGTCAAACAAGAAGTTGGAAGACTTGCATCATAAGTTACAGGAGCTCAATGCACACGTTGTAACAGACCCAGAAGATGTTGCAG ATTGTCCCAGGACTCCTGATACTCCAAATAGCGATCCTCGTTTTTCTACTAACAACAGATTGATGGCCTTAAAGAAGCAATTGGATATAGAACTGAAGGTGAAACAAGGAGCAGAAAATATGATACAGATGTACTCAAATGGCTCTTCAAAG GATCGGAAACTTCTTGCCACAGCTCAGCAGATGCTCCAGGACAGCAAGACGAAAATAGAAGTTATAAGGATGCAGATTCTTCAGGCAGTCCAGACCAATGAATTGGCTTTTGATAATG CAAAGCCTGTGATAAGCCCTCTTGAACTCCGAATGGAAGAATTACGGCATCACTTTAGGATAGAGTATGCTGTAGCAGAAGGTGCAAAGAATGTGATGAAATTACTTGGATCTGGGAAGGTCACCGACAGAAAGGCACTTTCAGAA GCTCAAGCAAGATTTAATGAATCAAGCCAGAAGTTGGACCTCTTGAAGTATTCACTGGAACAGAGATTGAATGAACTTCCTAAAAACCATCCCAAAAGCAGTATTATTATAGAGGAGCTTTCATTGGTCTCTTCACCCACATTAAGTCCTCGTCAAAGTGTAATATCTACTCAGAACCAGTATAGTACACTGTCCAAACCAGCAGCTTTAACAG GTACCCTGGAAGTGAGGCTGATGGGCTGCCAAGATATCTTGGAAAACGTCCCTGGCCGATCCAAAGCCACCTCGATTACGCTACCTGGTTGGAGTCCAAATGAAGCCAGAACGTCTTTCATTGGCAGAACCAGTAAAATTAAAAGTGGGAGCAGCAGAAACCTTCTGAAAACTGATGACTTGTCCA ATGAAGTCTGTGCTGTACTGAAGCTGGATAACACTGTGGTTGGTCAAACTAGCTGGAAGCCTATTTCCAACCAGTCCTGGGATCAGAAATTTACACTGGAACTAGACAGG TCACGTGAGTTGGAAATCTCTGTTTATTGGCGTGACTGGAGATCTTTGTGTGCAGTAAAGTTTCTGAGGTTGGAAGATTTCCTGGATAACCAACGGCATGGCATGTGTCTCTATCTTGAACCCCAGGGTACTCTGTTTGCAGAG GTTACGTTTTTTAATCCAGTTATTGAAAGAAGACCAAAACtccagaggcagaagaaaatcttttcaaaacagcaag GCAAAACATTTCTCAGAGCTCCTCAAATGAATATTAATATTGCCACTTGGGGAAGGCTGGTGAGAAGAGCTATTCCGACAGTAAATCACTCTGGCACCTTCAGCCCTCAAGCACCAGTGCCTGCTACCGGGCCAGTGGTTGATGCACACATTCCTGAGCTAACACTGCCAGCCAG TGACTCTGCTGTAGCCAAGTTGGACTTTGAACTTGAGCCTGAGCCACCACCTGCTCCACCACGAGCATCTTCCCTTGGGGAAATATGCGAGTCTTCCTCTGAGATTAAGGCTCCTGATGTGCCATCTCAG gaTGAAGTAACAACTTTTGACTTTGAAAATGGCAGAAATAGTATTGTCCCAAAACTCCAGCCTGAAATAATCTGTGAGTCTGATGCTCCCCGTTCAGACATAAAATACACCAACACCCGAGAGCCTGAAGACAGAAG ATCACAACAAAGATTTCAATTCAGTCTGAAGGATTTCAGATGTTGTGCTGTACTGGGCAGAGGACATTTTGGAAAG GTGCTGTTGGCAGAGTACAAAAACACAAATGAGATGTTTGCTATTAAAGCCTTAAAGAAAGGAGATATTGTTGCTCGTGATGAAGTAGACAG CTTGATGTGTGAAAAGCGAATATTTGAAACTGTGAATAGCGTAAGACATCCCTTCTTGGTGAACCTTTTTGCTTGTTTCCAAACCAAAGATCACGTTTGCTTTGTAATGGAATATGCTGCTGGTGGAGATCTGATGATGCACATTCATACTGATGTCTTCTCTGAACCCAGAGCAGT ATTCTATGCTGCATGTGTGGTTCTTGGACTTCAGTATTTACATGAACACAAGATCGTGTATAG GGATTTGAAGTTGGATAACTTGTTGCTGGACACAGAAGGCTTTGTGAAAATCGCTGACTTTGGTCTTTGCAAAGAAG GAATGGGATTTGGAGACAGAACAAGCACGTTCTGTGGCACGCCAGAATTTCTTGCTCCAGAGGTGCTGACAGAAACTTCCTATACCAGAGCTGTAGACTGGTGGGGTCTTGGTGTACTCATCTATGAGATGCTAGTGGGTGAG TCTCCCTTCCCTGGAGATGATGAAGAAGAGGTGTTTGACAGTATTGTAAATGATGAAGTAAGATATCCACGGTTCCTGTCTACAGAGGCCATCTCTATAATGAGACGG CTGCTACGAAGAAATCCAGAGCGACGTCTTGGAGCTGGAGAGAAAGATGCTGAGGATGTGAAAAAGCATCACTTCTTCAGG CTAATAGATTGGAATGCTTTACTGGCCAAGAAAGTGAAGCCTCCTTTTGTACCCACCATTAGAGGACGAGAAGATGTTAGTAATTTTGATGATGAATTTACCTCCGAAGCACCTATCCTCACTCCACCTCGCGAACCCAGGATACTTTCAGAAGAAGAGCAGGAAATGTTCAGAGATTTTGATTACATTGCTGATTGGTGTTAA
- the GTF2B gene encoding transcription initiation factor IIB isoform X4 → MICSECGLVVGDRVIDVGSEWRTFSNDKATKDPSRVGDTQNPLLSDGDLSTMIGKGTGAASFDEFGNSKYQNRRTMSSSDRAMMNAFKEITNMADRINLPRNIVDRTNNLFKQVYEQKSLKGRSNDAIASACLYIACRQEGVPRTFKEICAVSRISKKEIGRCFKLILKALETSVDLITTGDFMSRFCSNLGLPKQVQMAATHIARKAVELDLVPGRSPISVAAAAIYMASQASSEKRTQKEIGDIAGVADVTIRQSYRLIYPRAPDLFPADFKFDTPVDKLPQL, encoded by the exons GTGACCGGGTCATAGATGTAGGATCGGAGTGGAGAACTTTCAGCAATGACAAAGCAACAAAAGATCCATCTCGAGTTGGGGATACCCAGAATCCCTTGTTGAGTGATGGCGACTTGAGTACAATGATTGGCAAG GGCACAGGTGCAGCAAGTTTTGATGAATTTGGGAATTCAAAGTACCAGAATCGCAGAACTATGAGCAGCTCCGATCGTGCAATGATGAATGCTTTTAAAGAGATCACCAACATGGCAGACAGAATCAACCTCCCTAGAAATATAGTT GATCgaacaaataatttattcaagCAAGTGTATGAGCAAAAGAGCCTGAAGGGAAGGAGTAACGATGCTATTGCTTCTGCTTGTCTCTACATAGCCTGTAGGCAAGAAGGTGTTCCAAGAACATTTAAAG AAATCTGTGCAGTGTCCAGGATTTCAAAGAAGGAAATAGGCCGGTGctttaaactgattttgaaaGCTCTTGAAACCAGCGTTGATCTCATTACAACTGGAGACTTCATGTCAAGATTCTGTTCCAATCTGGGCCTCCCTAAACAAGTACAAATGGCAGCAACACATATTGCCCGTAAAGCTGTGGAATTAGATTTGGTTCCTGGGAGAAGCCCTATCTCTGTAGCAGCTGCAGCTATTTACATGGCATCGCAGGCTTCTTCAGagaaaaggacacaaaaag AAATTGGTGATATTGCTGGTGTGGCTGATGTTACCATCAGACAATCCTACAGGCTGATCTATCCTCGAGCTCCAGATCTCTTCCCAGCAGACTTCAAGTTTGATACCCCAGTAGACAAACTACCACAGCTGTGA